The Bacteroidales bacterium DNA window AATAATTCAAACGGCTATCTCGACATGGAACTCATGCGGTTTACAACTGCAGGAAGTGTCGATGACGGAAAAAGTACATTAATCGGGAGATTACTTTACGACAGTAAATCAATTTTTGAAGACCAGATTGAAGCAATAAAAATTGCAAGTAAAAACAGAGGCAAAGAAGAAGCAGACTTGGCACTTTTAACAGATGGATTAAGAGCTGAAAGAGAGCAAGGTATTACTATTGATGTTGCATACAGATATTTTGCAACTCCTAAAAGAAAGTTTATTATAGCTGATACTCCGGGGCATATTCAATATACAAGAAATATGGTAACAGGTGCATCAACCGCCAACCTTGCCGTAATCCTTATTGATGCACGTAACGGTGTTGTTGAACAAACATTAAGGCATACATATATTGCTTCATTGCTTCAAATTCCGCATGTTGTAGTTTGTATAAATAAAATGGATCTTATTGATTATAATGAAAAAAAATACCATAAGATCAAAAAACATTTTATGGAATTTGCTCCTAAACTCGATATAAAAGATATACGTTTTATTCCAATCAGTGCTTTAAAAGGAGATAATGTTGTTGACAGTTCTAAAAAAATGGAATGGTACACCGGTGCTACTCTTATGCATGTACTGGAAAATATATTTATATCAGGAGACAGCAATTATGTTGATGCCAGATTCCCCGTTCAATATGTAATTCGTCCTCAAAATGATAAATACCATGATTACAGAGGTTACGGAGGAAGAATTGACGGAGGTATTTTCAGGGTTGGAGATAAGGTTAAAATATTACCATCCGGTTTTGAATCAGAGATCAAATCAATTGATTCTCTCAATGAAAGTCTTGAACTTGCATATGCCCCTCAATCAGTATCTATTACAATAAAAGATGATATTGATATAAGCAGAGGTGATATGATCGTTAAATCAAATAATTTACCTAACCAAAGCCAAGATATAACAGCAATGATCAGTTGGTTTCATGAAAGACCCTTAATAATAGGCGGAAAATATTCATTAAGACATACAACAAAAGATATTAGATGTATGGTCAAAGAAGTACGTTTCAAAATGAATATCAACACCTTGGAAAGAGATCATGAAGATAAGGATATACAAATGAATGATATTGCTCGTATTCATATAAGAACTACACAACCCCTGTTTTATGATTCATACAGAAGAAACAGAAATACCGGAAGCTTCATTTTAATTGATGAAGTAACTAATGAAACTGTCGGTGCCGGAATGATCATTGAACGAATATAACCTGATTAATTCATAAACTTTTTCTAAATCGCTGAGGCTCTTTCGGATTACGCCCTCCGGTTGTGAGAGAAGTTTGTAATCCGGAAGTTAAACAGCTCGGGATTACAAACTCCAAACAACCACGTAGTTAGTTTGGTTTATGAATTATTCAGAATAAAATTATGTGGTTTGAAATGTCAAAAATTGTTAAAATTTAATTAAAGAATATGACTTCTTAAAATTTTTAACAAAAATTGATTAATTTTGAATTTTATAGATTTTTTAGGAAGTTTACGAAAAATGCCGATATTGTCAGGTATTAATAAAGTATCAAATTGTTACATTGTTTCATTGCTGCATTGTTGTTTATTAACAATTTAACAATGCAACAATGAAACAATGTAATAGTTGTATGTTTGTTTATAATTTTCAGTAACGGCATAACTCTAAACAAATTTGTATCAGTAAAATTCACAGACTAAAAACTATTTTTCAATGACATTTGATGCAATAATTGTTATGCTGGTTTTACTTTTCCTTGTTGTTTCATTGTATAAGGAAATTGTAGGGCCTGCCATGACTTTTATTATTGCTGTTATCGTTCTCGGTATCACTCATGTTCTTGATCCTTCTGAAATACTTGACGGTTTTGCCAATGAACAGATTGCAGTTATTGTAATGCTGTTATTAATAGGTGATATTTACAGAAGAACATCTGTTCTTGATATCTTTTTTGACTATATCTTTAAAAGATCAAAATCTGTTAAAAATTTTACGGCAAGAATGATGTTCATTGTAGCACCTTTATCTGCTTTTTTGAACAATACACCTTTAGTGGCTTTAATGATGCCCTATGTTCACAACAGTGCCAAAAGGTTCAAGACCCCGGTTTCAAAACTAATGATTCCGCTTTCGTTTGCAGCAATTCTCGGAGGATGTGCTACATTAATAGGAACATCTACTAATCTGATTGTTAACGGATTGGTTACAGATCAAAAAATTATTCCAAATTTACCCGAACTTAATATTTTTGATTTTACGGCAGTGGGACTGCCTATGGTTTTTATCGGAATTCTATATATCTTGATTTTCGGTCAAAAAATGTTACCTGACACAAAAAGTGCAATGGAAAACCTGCCTGCTATTGAAAGAGATTATATAGTAGAAGGAAGAATAAAAACTAACAGTTCATTGATAGGCAAAACTATAAATGAAGCAGGCTTAAGAAATCTCGAAGGGCTTTTTCTATTTGAAATATTACGTGAAAATATTCGAATAACTGCCGTACCTAATGATACAATTTTAATGGAAGAAGACATATTGCTTTTTACAGGTAATACAAAATCTGTTGCCGATTTTGTTAAATCTAAAAAAGGAATTGAAATCCCGTCAGTAGGTATGTTTTCACGAAAAAAAAATACTGAAGTTATTGAAATTGTTATATCTCATAATTCAAGTTTAAACGGAAAAACTTTAAAGGAAGTTAATTTCAGAGCAAGATTTGATGCTACGGCAATTGCTGTTCATCGTGACGGCGAAACCGTTGCCGGAAAGATAGGTAATGTAGAACTGAAATCAGGAGATGCAGTATTACTTCTCGCCGGTACTTACTTTGAAGCTCGACTAAAAGATACAATTGATTTCTTTTTAATATCAAGAGTTAAAGAAATCAGAAGAATTGGAATCGGCAGAACAGCATTTCTTGTTGGCGGTACTGTAGTTGTAATTCTTTTATCTGCTCTCGGATTAATAAAATTCTTTAATGGTTTATTAGTATTATTAACAGGACTTGTTATTTTTAAGATCACTAAACCGAAAAATTTAGTAAAAAGTGTTGATTATGAATTAGTATTGATAATAGCTTTGTCTCTCGCTCTCGGTTTGGCTATGATTAAAACAGGTGTTGCCGATTTATTTGCAGAAGGTATTATTGCTGTATTTAAACCTCTTGGGAAAATTGGAATTTTATCAGGTATATATTTAATTACAACAATTCTTGCGGCATTTATTACTAATAAAGCAGCAGTTGCAGTAATATTTCCTGTTTCTCTGACATTAGCCCAAGAATTAAATTTGGATGTTATGCCTTTTATTTTAGTCGTTGCATATGCTGCAGCTGCAAATTTTATGACTCCCATTGGTTATCAAACCAATTTAATGGTATATGGGCCGGGAGGATATAAATTCAAAGACTTTTTTAAGATAGGTGCACCATTAACTCTTATATATATGGTTGTAACTATTACAATTCTTAGTTTAATATATTTTTAACTATATGAAACATCCATGATTGATTTTAAACACACACGAGTATGATTATACGGCAAAAGTTACAGATAACATGAATCTTGCGTGTTGTGGATGTCCCGGCTGATTTTTGAAAATAATTAAATATAAACAGATGAATAAAACAGCATTAATAACCGGAGCAACTTCAGGTATCGGAAAAGCAACTGCTTTGATATTAGCAAAAAATAATTATGATCTTATTATCACCGGAAGAAGACAAGAACGTCTTCTTGATCTGGAAAATAAAATTAAAACTGAATACAATGTTGAAGTTCTGATATTACATTTTGATATTCGAGAAAAAAAAGAAACTAAAAGACAAATTGAAAACTTGACAGGTAAGTGGAATGAAATTCATGTTCTGGTAAATAATGCCGGTCTTGCAGCAGGATTAGATTTTATTCAAGAAGGAGATATTGATGATTGGGAAAAAATGATTGATACAAATGTAAAAGGATTATTATATATTTCAAGAGCAATTATGCCCGGTATGCTTAGCAGAAAATCAGGGCATATTGTTAATATCGGTTCTGTTGCAGGTAAAGAAACTTATTTAAAAGGAAATGTATATTGTGCCTCAAAACATGCTGTTGATTCAATAACTAAAGCCATGAGAATGGATATGTTACCATATGGAATTAAAGTAACTTCTGTTAATCCCGGAATGACGGATACAGAATTTTCTTTTGTAAGGCTCGGTGATAAAGATGCTGCCGATAAAGTATATACCGGATTAACACCACTTTATGCACAAGATATTGCTGAAGCAATTGAGTTTGTAATAACACGTCCTGATCATGTAAATATAAATGATATACTAATCATGCCGACAGCCCAAGCTAATTCATCACATACACACAGAACATTATAAATGGGTATTAAAAGAATATATGTTAAAAGAAATTGAGGTAATAAAATACAGAGCATTCAAAATTCATGTGAATATCTTATTCTTCAGGATCAACAATGATTCTAAAATATTTGCAATTAAAAGTACAATAATTTTAATATTACTCTCAATAGGGTATTCATTAATATCTGCATTGTTTGGATGGTGGGGAGGTAGTTTAGCGCACCCTTTCAGAAATGTAAAAAACACATTAGAAGCTATTCATATTAATTTGTCAGGAGGTGTTGATTATTCTGACAAAATGAATAACCTGGAATATGATGATAAAACTAATTATGTTTGGAATAATTTGCTTAGAGAAACTTTAGACAAGATTAATAAAGAAAATGTAGAAATAATATTGAAAATACAAGAAGAATATGAACAACTAAATAAAGAAATATTTACTGAAGATAATATTGATTATTTAATTTCAGAATTTAATAAAGTTGAAATTCAAAAGATAAGAAAAGAAGAGATGAAAGATGTAATTAAAGATATTTTTAATGCAATAAAAACATATTAGAGATTATGGATATAAACAATTACATTAAAACAGCAATTATAGCATCTATTAATGCAGGTAAAGAAATTTTAAAAGTATATGAAAGCGATGATTTTCAGATAAGTTCAAAAGAAGATAAATCTCCGCTTACTTTGGCAGATCAAAATGCACATAATAAAATTGTCGAATTCCTCGAAAAAACAGAAATACCAATTTTAAGTGAAGAAGGTAAACATTTACCGTATGATGAGAGAAAAAATTGGGATTATTTTTGGTTAGTTGATCCACTTGACGGAACTAAAGAATTTATTAAAAGAAATGGTGAATTTACAGTTAATATTGCACTGATAAAAGGAACAATTCCAATAGCCGGAATAATTTATGTCCCGGTTACAAAAGTTTTATACTTTGCAAATAGTGATGAAGGCGCATATAAAATTGAAGATATTGATTCGGAAGATCTTCATGATTTCGACTTTGAAATATTAAGATCAAATGCCGTAAAACTACCTGTCCCTGATTTTGAAAGACCATATACAGTCGTGGGAAGCCGTTCACACATGTCAGAAGAAACAACTCAATATATTGAAAAGTTAAAAGAGGATCACGGTGATATTGAAATGTTATCGGTAGGAAGTTCTCTTAAACAGTGCATGATCGCTGAAGGTAAAGCAGATATTTATCCTCGTTTTGGCCCAACCATGGAATGGGATACAGGAGCCGGACATGCTATTATTAATGCTTCAGGAGGATCCATAACACAAGTTGACGGTTCTCCTTTAATATATAATAAAGAAAATTTATTAAACCCTTATTTCATAGTAAAAAGGAATCTTTAAAGTAAATTATTGAATGATGTTGAATTTGAAAGACAGATCAATAATATTTCTAATTGCTGTAAATCTTTTCCCGCTTTTAGGCGTTTTGTTTTTCGATTGGGATGCAATAATGATTGTAATGTTTTATTGTATTGAAACATTTATAATTGGATTATTTAATGCAGCTAAAATGATTCTCTCTAAAGTTGATAGCCCTCAAAAATATTTATCGGAAAATAAAACATCCAACGGTCAGTTTACGGATATTCAGGGCAATCCGGGGTGCATAAAAATATTTTTGGTTCCGTTTTTTCTTTTTCATTATAATATTTTTGTGATTTCTCAAACGGTAGCAATTTACTTTATATCAACTGAATTTTTTGAAAATGAAATTAGTATACAAAATTTTTTAACTTATGATTTTATTGTTACTGTTTTATTGATCATTTTAAGCCATGCCTATTCTTTTTATAAGAATTATATCGGTAAAGAAGAATATAAAAAAATATCAGTGCAGCAACTTATGTCATTGCCTTATAAACGTATTATAATACAACAAGTTACTGTTATTGCAGGAGTTTTTTTAATAATATTGTTTCAAGGACCGATAGGCTTTTTAATTTTGTTGATCGGATTAAAATTAATTGTTGATATTAGAGCACATAATAAATCTCATAAGGATAATAATTCCTTTTTAGACAAAATGATTGATTTGCAAAAAGGAAGGAATATAAAATAAAAAAGAGTATATTTGTTTTGTCAACAGAATAAAAAATGTTAATTTTGTTCCGGTCACAGAACAGACAGCCATGAAGAAAGAACACTTTAAACAAATTATTATTGAATATCAAGAGTATCTGTCTGATATTAAGTTTATCAGAAGACATTATGCTGTTGAAAAAAATGCAAATTATGTTTTTGTCGGACAAAGAAGAGTAGGCAAAACATATTTCATGTTTCAAATAATTGAAGATTTAATTAAATCCGGGACAGATAAAGAGCAGATTTTATATATTAATTTTGAAGATGAGCGTCTTTTAGAATTAAAAACAAAAGACTTACAACTAATAATTGAAAGCTACAAAGAATTATATGATTTAAAACCGATATTGTTTTTTGATGAAATACAAAATGTCAAGAACTGGGAGAAATTTGTAAGAAGATTATCTGACCAAAAGTACAGAATATATATTACCGGAAGCAATGCAGAATTATTAAGTAAAGAAATAGCAACAACTCTCGGCGGCAGATTTTTAATTAAAGAAATACACAGTTTATCCTTTAAAGAGTTTTTAGATTTTAAAAGTATTAAACTCCAAGAGAACTTTGAATTTAAAGAACAAAAATATCAAATAATAAAGCTGTTTGAAGAGTATTTTTATTACGGCGGATTTCCTGAAACAATAAATTTCAAAAATAAGAAAGAATATTTGAGTAATTTATATCAAAAGGTATTTTACGGTGATATTGTGAGCAGATATAAAGTTAATAATAATTTTGCATTAAAATTATTGATAAAAAAAATTGCTGAAAATACAAATGATGCAACTTCATTTAACAGATTAAAAAATGTTATTAAAGCTGTAGGGGTTAATGTCGGTACTAATACATTAATAAATTATTTCACTTATCTTGAAGATGCTTTTTTTATTTATGATATAAAAAATTATAATTCTAAATTTGCAGAAAAAGAGAGTATAAAAAAATTTTATTTTGCAGATAACGGAATTTTGAACCTGTTTTTATTAGAACCTGAATCAAAATTATTAGAAACTCTTGTTTTTAACACTTTAAGAACTAAATATAAAAGTGAAAACATTTATTATTATCGTGATAAAATTGAAATTGACTTTTATTTGCCGAAAAAGGAACTGATACAAGTTTCTTACGATTTGCAATATGAAAAAACAAGAAACAGAAAAATAAATGCAATATTAAAAGCAAAAGATGAATTAAAAGCATCAAAATATACGATTATAACTTATAATGAAGAAGAAATAATTGAAATAAAAAATACAAAAATCGAACTTATACCTGTTTGGAAATGGGTATTAAAATTTTAATTTGAAATAATAAAATAAACAAATACAATATGAACAACAAATTCCACTTCAAATGTCGCACTTGCGGATACAAAATTGAAGGTTTTAAAGAATGGTTCGGGAATAATCAAAAATGCCCGAAATGTAAAGATAATAAGATCTATACTATCTATAATACGCCTAAAGAAAAGATCAATGAATTGATCAATACAAAGGAAAAACCAAAAAGCCTTTGGCATTATTTTGATTTTCTTCCTTTGGAACATAAAGAAAATATTATAACCGACGGGGAAGGTGTAGCACCAATTGAACGCTGGGATTTTTTCGAAGATTATGCAAAAAGAAAGTATGATTTAGACCTTGAAATCTATATTAACCGAAATGATACAAGCTTTGCGACCGGTACTTTTAAGGATAAGGGCGGAGCTTTGGCTGCAAGTGTTTTAAAAGAACAGGGAGTAAAAGAATATGTGGTTCCGAGTACCGGAAATACGGCTTCGGCATTTGCTCATTATCTTGCTAAAGCAGGAATCTCTTGCTCAATCTTTGTTCCGGAGAATGCATTGTTGGACAGTGAAGCTCATATAGGAACATACGGACAAAAATTATTCAGAGTAAAAGGCGATTATGCTTACGCCAAAAAAGTAGCGACAGATTATGCCAATAAATACGGTGTACTTATTACGGGAGGTAATCTTGATCCTTTAAGATTGGAAGCAAAGAAAACTCAAGTATTTGAGATGTTACGCGTAATGGGAAAAATTCCCGATGTTTACATTCAAGCAATAAGCGGCGGAACCGGGCCCTTTGCGGTTGAAAAAGCATTTATTGATTTTGAAGGAACTGATTTGTTGGGCAAACTTCCGCGATTTTTATTGTCACAAGGCGATAAATGTGCCCCGATGGCTCATGCATGGGAAAAAGCAAAAGCAAATAACTTTCCGGAAGGCTATGAAAAAGATTATCCGATATATGAAAATCCTGAAGTATTAATACCGACCATTGCAACCGGAAATCCCGGTATGTATCCCTTAATGGCACCATTGGTCAGAAAGAGCGGCGGTGAAATTTTCCCCGTAAAAGAAGAACTCGCGGTTGATCTTGCTCGTTTGGTTGCCTTTGAACATGTGATTAAAATAGGGCCTGCTTCTGCTGCCGGTGTATTAGGTTTGTTTGAAGGTTTGAAAAGAGGTTTAATAAATAACGGAGAAACTGTTTTTATAAACATGGGAGAAAGTGCAAACCGAGCTTACAGTTTTATGCAAGAAACAGCTTATACTACTGAAAATATCTCATCGGTTGATGATTGTGAACGCTTTGACCGATCAAAATATAAAGAAATGGTTTGGAAACCTTTTGAGAAATATTAAAAAACAGATACTTTAGCGACTGTGGTAAGTTTTTTGTGATGATAGTTTAGTATGGAAATACGAAAGTTAAAATATCAAGATTTAATCGATGAACAAAACTTAAAATTAGTTTGTCCAAATAGTAATAGTAAATTTGCACAAATTACTGCGTATAGGTGGACTTTTTTTCCTATTGAAAATGAAGATAATTTTTTACCCAAGTTGATTTATGACAAGAAAAAAAACATACCTCATAGAATAAATAGTAATAACGAATCCTTAATATGTAGTTCTTGTGGTTTATCTATGTTTAATTCAGAAATTAATGCTAGTAAAAAATTCTTTTCTATTCCTTTAAGGAATAGAAAATTGCTTGGATATACCCATATTTCAAAAGGCAATCTTGATAATCATGGTTTAATGTCTGAAATTAGTAAAACAGGACATTTCGATTTTTTTGAATTTATTGATGTTGATTTGAAGAATAAATTTAGTATTGATACAGAATTAACTAATGAAGAAAAGTAAAGGTTATAATATTGAAGAATTACCTTTAAAGAATTTAAAAAAAGTAGCTGACTTAATTGAATTTGAAGGCCCAATTTTATCTTTATTTAAAGATGAAAAGCAGAATTATTTTTTATTTTATTGGGTTGATCAAGATAATATTCTTAATAGATGGTTAATTTGGAAGATTGATATTCCGCAATTAAAACATTATATAAATGGTATAATTAGTTTATATGAAGTTATTAATTCTCCAACAAAAGATTATATTTTTCAAGTTGATATTGATGGTGAGTTAAATTATAGAAACATTAAGTTTATTGATATTAAAGATATATCTGAAGATTATTTGCCTGAAATTGAGAGTTTTTATGATACTGATTTCTTACCACAAATACAAGAATTAATTGATTTAAAAGAAAAAATATTTTATTTAGAGTCTTTAAGAAAAAAATCTTTATACTTTACTTTAAAACCTACTACTAGTGTTTTTTCCACGACAATTAGTGTAGTTGAAGCAGGAAATTTTCTTCGAGATATTTCTAGCTCTTTTTTAAGTTTTGTTGAATTTGATTTTTTTGAGAGTTTTAAAGAAATTATTACAGATGTTAAAAAAATCAACAGAACTATATTAAGAATTAAAGAAATACTTACTTTAAGAGTTGTTCATTTAAAGTATAGTAGTTTTGAAGTTGCTTTAGCCACTGATACAGTTCAAAAAATTGAGAGTAAAGAAATCTCTGAATGGAGAAATCAGGTATTAGATAAGTATAAGGTTGATGTTATTAATTTAGATTATGACTCTGAAAATCATATTAATAAGATGATTAATAAATATCCATCGCAAACAAGACATAAAATTTATACCCCAATTATTAATATTATTAATAATAAAAATTATTCAACTAATGTTAGTGATCATTATAAAAGAACTGTTAGGTCTTTAAAAAAAATTAACAAGAAAAATAAAGAACTTTTAATACCAAAATCACAAGAGAGTGGTAAAAAAGAAGAAACTAGTAAGAAATTAATCAATTTAATTATTGAAATTGATGGCAATACGGATATTGGAAAAATCGGAAAACGTGAATTACACGATAATCTCCTTTTTTCTGAGGAAATAAGTGAATATATTATTAAAATGGATAAAATTGAAACCTCTGAATATACAATTGAATTGAAAGAATCAATAAATTTAAAAATACTTTATGAAGATGCTTCATATAAAATAGCTGATAATGAGTATGGTATAGGATGTGAAGCTGAAACATCGGAAGAAGCTATAAACTCCTTTAAGGAAAAGTTCATTAATTTTTATAAATTTTTTATAAATGATAATTCTGAAGAAAATATTATTATAAAAAGGAAATTAAATCGTATTGTACAAAAAATCATAAAGAAATAAACTATTCATGGGAAGAGCATTTGAATACAGAAAAGCAGCAAAAATGAAACGTTGGGGTAAAATGTCAACCTTATTCCCCAAATTGTCAAAGGCAATTACTATAGCAGCTAAAGAAGGCGGCACCGATCCGGATATGAATTCCAAACTTCGTACAGCGATAATAAATGCCAAAGCCGGAAATATGCCCAAAGATAACATCGACAGAGCAATAAACCGCCAGAAATCCGAGATTATCCAGCAGAAACTTTTTTCTCAAGTGAATATAGAAGAGCCAAATCAAGGAAAGCTTTTCCTCAATTTCAAAGTATTGTTGAAAAAACTATTCAAGAATCAGAATCTGTAATTAAAGGAAATATAAATGATAATGATTGGTAGAGTTTTTATCAATACTAAATAATATCAGCTACTAATTGAGTTGACAATCATTAGCTGTATTGCCTTTTAGAAAAGTTTAAATCAATTGAAATAAATATAAAAAAGAACACAACAAATGTATAAAAAAAATAAGGGCAAATTACAAAACTGAAAAGTAGCAATAAGTAATAAACACCGCAATCCCGAATGCTTTCGGGATGCTTTTGTAAATAATTTAAGAGGTAAAAAAACAAAAATTTTGCTACTTTTATAAATGAAAGTATTTGCGGATTTATCCCTTACCTTTTTTTATACCAACGTTACCTGCAAGCACAAAAAAATGAATGACCTGAAAAAAGATATCAATAGTAGATTAATAAAATTTGAGAAGTTAGGAGTAGAATTACAATCTAGCGGAACAAAACTTATTGGCAAAGCTCCACACATTGCCCCTTTAGCCTGGATGCATACTATTTTTAAAGGTCTGACTGAAAAAGAAATTTTGGAATTAGAAAAAGAATTAAATACCGATATCCCAAAGGATTATCAGGAATTTTTAAAAATTTCTAATGGATTGCATATTTTCAATACGACTTTTTGTTTAAATGGTTTAAGAAAATCATATGACAGAACAGATGAAATCGAAAATAGAAAACCATTTTGTCTGAAAACTGCCAATATTAATGAAAGACCCTTGAATTCTAAAATGGAATATTTTTTTATTGGGAGTTATGATTGGGATGGGTCATATTTATATATAAATAAAAAAAACAATAAAATTTATAGATGCGACAGAGAAAATGCTGAACCTCTGAATGAATGGGACAATCTCACCGAATTGATAATAAGCGAAATTGACAGACTATCAGAATTGCATAACGAAAATGGAACTGAAAAAAATGAAGATGAACCGAAAATACCAAATAAAACCAGCAGGTAATGTATAAAAAAAATAAGGGCAAATTACAAAACTGAAAATTAGCAACAAGTAACAAGCACCGCAATCCCGAATGCTTTCGGGATGCTTTTGTAAATAATTTAAGAGGTCAAAACCCCAAAATTTTGATACTTTTATAACTTTTAAGTATTTGCGGATTTAGACCTTACCTTTTTTTATACCCACGTTACCAAATATTATAAATCCTACTGCAATAAAGAAACTGTATCTCGTGTAAATGGAAAAAAATATTATACCGTCTTTATTTATTAAAAGTATACTTTTGAGAAATTAATTTATAATTTTGCGACAATAAATGATAACCTGCATTATTCATGCGTTTTTTCTT harbors:
- a CDS encoding SMI1/KNR4 family protein encodes the protein MNDLKKDINSRLIKFEKLGVELQSSGTKLIGKAPHIAPLAWMHTIFKGLTEKEILELEKELNTDIPKDYQEFLKISNGLHIFNTTFCLNGLRKSYDRTDEIENRKPFCLKTANINERPLNSKMEYFFIGSYDWDGSYLYINKKNNKIYRCDRENAEPLNEWDNLTELIISEIDRLSELHNENGTEKNEDEPKIPNKTSR